Proteins from one Pseudomonas grandcourensis genomic window:
- a CDS encoding ABC transporter permease, which translates to MEFLNAFSHLDWPLVLHLTWQHITLVGIAVTLAILVGVPLGILMTRFPSLAGPLQASATVLLTVPSIALFGMLLPFYSKFGQGLGPMPAITAVFLYSLLPIMRNTYLALTSVEPGIREAARGIGMTFGQRLRMVELPIAVPVILAGVRTAVVMNIGVMTIAATIGAGGLGVLILASISRSDMSMLIVGAVLVSVLAIFADLLLQWLQRSLTPKGLLK; encoded by the coding sequence ATGGAATTCCTGAACGCCTTTTCCCATCTCGACTGGCCATTGGTCTTACACCTGACGTGGCAACACATCACCCTGGTCGGCATTGCCGTGACCCTGGCGATTCTGGTCGGCGTGCCATTGGGCATTTTGATGACGCGCTTCCCGAGTCTCGCCGGCCCCTTGCAGGCCAGCGCCACGGTGCTGCTGACCGTGCCGTCGATTGCCCTGTTCGGCATGCTGCTGCCGTTCTACTCAAAGTTCGGTCAGGGCCTGGGGCCGATGCCGGCGATTACCGCAGTGTTCCTGTACTCGCTACTGCCGATCATGCGTAACACCTACCTGGCCCTGACCAGCGTCGAGCCGGGCATCCGCGAAGCCGCCCGCGGCATCGGCATGACCTTCGGCCAGCGCCTGCGCATGGTCGAGTTGCCCATCGCCGTGCCGGTGATCCTCGCCGGTGTACGCACCGCCGTGGTGATGAACATCGGCGTCATGACCATCGCCGCCACCATCGGTGCCGGCGGCCTGGGCGTACTCATCCTCGCCTCCATCAGCCGCAGCGACATGTCGATGCTGATTGTCGGCGCTGTGCTGGTCAGTGTGCTGGCCATCTTCGCCGACCTGCTACTGCAATGGCTGCAACGTTCGCTGACTCCAAAAGGACTCCTGAAATGA
- a CDS encoding glycine betaine ABC transporter substrate-binding protein: protein MKTSSFLLGCVLLFAGFAQAADKPLIRIGARVFTEQTLLAEITSQYLRTKGYEVQVTGGLGSNLARSAHESGQLDMLWEYTGVSLVAYNHVTEKLDSEQSYARVKELDGKKGLIWLTPSKFSNTYALALPKNVADQYPHINTISDLNTVLRKEAETNNLVALDTEFANRSDGLAGMVKLYDMNLTRKNIRQMDAGLVYTALRNGQVFAGLVYTTDGRLNAFKLKLLEDDKHYFPDYTAAPVVRQAYLDAHPQLAEQLKPLAELFNDNTMRELNARVDVEHQSPSAVAADFLRQHPIN, encoded by the coding sequence ATGAAAACTTCAAGCTTTTTACTAGGCTGCGTCCTGCTGTTCGCAGGATTTGCCCAAGCCGCTGACAAACCCTTGATCCGCATCGGCGCCCGGGTGTTCACCGAACAGACCCTGCTGGCGGAAATCACTTCGCAGTACCTGCGCACCAAGGGTTACGAGGTGCAAGTGACCGGCGGCCTGGGCAGCAATCTGGCCCGCAGCGCCCACGAAAGTGGCCAGCTGGACATGCTCTGGGAATACACCGGCGTTTCGCTGGTGGCCTACAACCATGTCACTGAAAAACTCGACAGCGAACAGTCCTACGCACGAGTAAAAGAACTCGACGGAAAAAAAGGCCTGATCTGGCTCACCCCGTCGAAATTCAGCAACACCTACGCCCTCGCCCTGCCGAAGAACGTCGCCGACCAATACCCGCACATCAACACCATCAGTGATCTGAACACGGTGCTGCGCAAGGAAGCCGAGACCAACAACCTGGTGGCGCTGGATACCGAGTTCGCCAACCGTTCGGACGGTCTGGCCGGCATGGTAAAGCTCTACGACATGAACCTGACCCGCAAGAATATCCGGCAGATGGACGCCGGTCTGGTCTACACCGCGCTGCGTAACGGGCAGGTGTTTGCCGGCCTGGTCTACACCACCGACGGTCGCCTCAACGCCTTCAAGCTGAAACTGCTGGAAGACGACAAGCATTACTTCCCCGACTACACCGCCGCACCAGTGGTGCGTCAGGCCTACCTCGATGCGCATCCGCAACTGGCCGAACAACTCAAGCCACTGGCCGAACTGTTCAACGACAACACCATGCGCGAGCTCAACGCCCGGGTCGATGTCGAGCACCAAAGTCCTTCAGCCGTTGCCGCCGATTTTCTGCGCCAGCACCCGATCAATTAA
- a CDS encoding ABC transporter permease — MAIHYGKGLIGGALVFALLALLIQWIGINTIEHYRDDLLFYLQAHLVLVLASMLAALAVGIPAGILLSRPSMVGRAERFMQFFNIGNTVPPLAVLAIALGILGIGSGPAIFALFLASLLPIVRNTYEGLKNVQGSLKEAAVGIGMTPLQVLWKVELPNAVPIIIGGVRVALAINVGTAPLAFLIGANSLGSLIFPGIALNNQPQLLLGAACTALLALLLDGLVTLASRLWLERGLRPS, encoded by the coding sequence GTGGCTATCCACTATGGCAAAGGGCTGATAGGAGGCGCGCTGGTATTCGCCCTTCTGGCCCTGCTGATCCAATGGATCGGCATCAACACGATCGAACACTACCGCGACGATTTGTTGTTTTACCTGCAAGCTCATCTGGTTCTCGTCCTCGCTTCCATGCTGGCCGCCCTTGCCGTGGGCATCCCTGCCGGCATCCTCCTCAGCCGCCCGTCCATGGTCGGCCGCGCCGAACGCTTCATGCAGTTCTTCAACATCGGTAACACCGTTCCCCCCCTGGCCGTCCTGGCCATCGCCCTCGGTATCCTCGGCATCGGCAGCGGTCCGGCCATCTTCGCACTGTTCCTCGCCTCCTTGCTGCCCATCGTGCGCAACACCTATGAAGGCCTGAAAAACGTTCAGGGTTCGCTCAAGGAAGCCGCCGTCGGCATCGGCATGACCCCGCTCCAGGTGCTGTGGAAAGTCGAATTGCCCAACGCGGTGCCGATCATCATCGGTGGTGTGCGCGTGGCATTGGCGATCAATGTCGGGACGGCGCCGCTGGCGTTCCTGATCGGCGCCAACAGTCTCGGCAGCCTGATCTTCCCCGGCATTGCCCTGAACAATCAGCCGCAATTGCTGCTCGGCGCGGCCTGCACCGCCCTGCTGGCCTTGTTGCTCGACGGCCTGGTGACACTCGCCAGCCGCCTCTGGCTCGAACGCGGCTTGCGCCCGTCTTAA
- a CDS encoding ABC transporter ATP-binding protein (Members of the family are the ATP-binding subunit of ABC transporters for substrates such as betaine, L-proline or other amino acids, choline, carnitine, etc. The substrate specificity is best determined from the substrate-binding subunit, rather than this subunit, as it interacts with the permease subunit and not with substrate directly.), with amino-acid sequence MIELQNLSKTFQSNGKDVKAVDSVSLTVNEGEICVFLGPSGCGKSTTLKMINRLIKPTSGKILINGEDTTGLDEVTLRRNIGYVIQQIGLFPNMTIEENIVVVPKLLGWDKQKCHDRARELMSMIKLEPKQYLHRYPRELSGGQQQRIGVIRALAADAPLLLMDEPFGAVDPINREMIQNEFFEMQRALNKTVIMVSHDIDEAIKLGDKIAIFRAGKLLQIDHPDTLLAHPADDFVSNFVGQDSTLKRLLLVKAEDAADNAPSVSPHTPVAEALELMDEHDRRYVVVTCAENKALGYVRRRDLHRQTGTCAQYQREFNATAAYDEHLRILLSRMYEFNRAWLPVMDAERVFLGEVTQESIAAYLSSGRSRGAKTSIVSPAEVALT; translated from the coding sequence ATGATCGAACTTCAAAACCTCAGCAAGACCTTCCAAAGTAACGGCAAAGATGTGAAAGCCGTGGACTCGGTAAGCCTGACCGTCAATGAAGGTGAAATCTGCGTGTTCCTCGGGCCATCGGGTTGCGGCAAAAGCACCACGCTGAAAATGATCAACCGCCTGATCAAACCGACCTCGGGCAAGATCCTGATCAACGGCGAAGACACCACCGGCCTCGATGAAGTGACGCTGCGCCGCAACATCGGGTACGTCATCCAGCAGATCGGTCTGTTCCCTAACATGACCATCGAGGAGAACATCGTCGTGGTGCCGAAACTGCTCGGCTGGGACAAGCAGAAATGCCACGACCGCGCCCGCGAGTTGATGAGCATGATCAAGCTCGAACCCAAGCAGTATTTGCATCGCTATCCCCGCGAATTGTCCGGTGGCCAACAACAGCGAATCGGCGTGATTCGCGCACTGGCGGCGGATGCACCACTGCTATTAATGGATGAGCCGTTCGGGGCAGTCGACCCGATCAACCGCGAGATGATCCAGAACGAGTTCTTCGAGATGCAGCGGGCACTGAACAAGACCGTGATCATGGTCAGCCATGACATCGACGAGGCGATCAAGCTCGGCGACAAGATCGCGATCTTCCGCGCTGGCAAACTGTTGCAGATCGATCACCCGGACACTCTGCTCGCGCACCCGGCGGATGACTTTGTCAGCAACTTTGTCGGCCAGGACAGCACGCTCAAACGTCTGCTGCTGGTGAAAGCCGAAGATGCGGCGGATAACGCGCCATCCGTCAGCCCGCATACACCGGTGGCCGAAGCGCTGGAGTTGATGGACGAACATGACCGACGCTATGTGGTGGTCACTTGTGCCGAGAATAAAGCCCTGGGTTATGTACGACGTCGCGACCTGCACCGTCAGACCGGCACCTGCGCGCAGTACCAACGCGAGTTCAACGCCACGGCGGCGTACGACGAGCATTTGCGCATCCTGCTGTCGCGCATGTACGAGTTCAATCGGGCGTGGTTGCCGGTGATGGATGCCGAGCGAGTGTTCCTCGGCGAGGTCACACAGGAGTCGATTGCGGCTTACTTGAGCTCAGGTCGCTCCCGCGGCGCCAAGACCAGTATTGTTTCACCGGCTGAAGTAGCACTCACTTGA